The following is a genomic window from Miscanthus floridulus cultivar M001 chromosome 14, ASM1932011v1, whole genome shotgun sequence.
ccccttcatctataaaaggggatgcgcttcctccatcaaggggacGGACTTCGGACCGAATAATACaagacacacacacagtcaagttgctaccaagctcttgacctcctttcaacccttccatcagagacttgggaccagtccctctctcgatcatttgtaccccctactacaaaccgttcatggtgctaataacacgagcagcaaccaactggacgtagggacattcggtccgaaccagtataaatcttgtgtcctttattgcaccatccgagcctaacgcgcattactataaatttacttgccggtgttcgtacgaaacaccgacagatgGCGATCCTCCGATCCAGCATTTAGAGCATGTCGGAGGGCGGTAGGGCACCAGGGGTCATGGCAGGCCGGGGCGTCACAGACTCACCTGTCAGACGGCGACGCACGTGTTCCTCCATGGCTCCCCATCTGATCGAGATTAAATTAGGAAATTCGAATGTATACGGAGCGCACATACCAGGTAGGGTGATGGCGTCAGGTGGAGGAACGccgggagggcggcggcggcggtgtaggTGCTGCTGCGTTCTAGGTTGGCGCGGCGGTTTCTGGTAGCAAGGGTGGTGGGGACGAGCTCACCATGGCCGCCAGGGCCGAACTCGCTAGGGTCGTCTGCATCGGCGCTGAGCTCGCCATGGGCGCTAGGGACGAGCTCGTCGGGGCAGCCTACGTCAGGGACGAGCTCCTCATGGCCACCGGCGTCGAGCTCGCCATGGCCACCGGGGCCGACCTCGCTGGGGCCGTCTGCGTCGGCGctgagctcgccatggccgctggggcCGAGCTCACCCGCGGCCATGCTGTGCTCGCCATGGCCGCCAGGACCGAGCTCGCCCACGCCTAAGACACTCGGGCTGACCTCGCTGGGGCAGTCTATGTCGGGCACGTGCTCGCCGGGGCAGTATGCGTCGGGGGACGAGCTCGCCATGACCGGGGCCGAGCTCCCCATGGCCACCGGCGtcgagctcgccatggccgctggggcCGCACTCGCTGGGGCCATCTGCGTCGGCGCTGAGCTCGCCATGGCCACCagggccgagctcgcccgcggCCGTGCTgcgctcgccatggccgccagGACCAAGCTCGTACGCGCCTAGGACACTCGGGCTGACCTCGTTGGGGCAGTCTGTGCCGGGGACGAGCTCGCCGGGGCAGCATGCGTCGGGGGACGAGCTCGCCATGACCGGGGCCGAGCTCCCCATGGCCACCAGCGTCGAGCTCGCCATGGCTGCCGGGGTCGCACTCACTGGGGCCGTCTGCTTCGGCGctgagctcgccatggccgccggggccgagctcgcccgcggCCGTGCTGCGCTCGCTAGGTCCGAGCTCGCCCCTCTCCCATGGCTGGAGCTCGAGTAGAGGTCGTGCTCGCCTCTGCCAAGGCCTTGCGTGCGCGTACAGCGCGAGTAGAGCTCGCCCTCGCCGTCGGTGCCGAGCACGCCCGTGCCGGCAAGCTCCCGTCCAGGTCCCGAGCGGCCACTGTGTccacattcttcttcttcttctttttatgagAATGCACCGGCTGGGTTAGCAGCACATGCCAGGGGCAGCCGCGGTCATTTGCCACTCCCGTGCTGACTCAGATCCCACCCGAACTGACGCGCTATCGTGCCACGAGTGCAAAAATGGTAATTCTATATCTCTTCTCTTCGTTGCGTGTCAAATTCATATTGTCAGCCGTTAGAGTGAGATTTCATGAGGTGCCGATtcttataatggtaaaaagttaaatctcaGATTAGCAAGCAACAGTAGTGCATTGTTACTAACCAATGCTGCCTACATTAGTCGTTAAAGATTCGCCTGATTGCGAGATTGCAGCGACGGGTTAACTTACGGGACGCGGGGATTCCTGTCCAAAATTCTTTTGGCATGACATGTTTGCTTTCTCTGGGCTTTGTTGTTATTCTTTTTATTGGAGACGTAACGTAAGCTTTTGTTTTGTTTATCTTTGAGACGAGACGTGTAAGCCTTGTGTTGTGTAGATGAGCGTTGAGACTTTGGAGCGCAGGCTGCACCGCCGCAGGCAGGCGCGGAAACAGGCACTGAGCAGAGGATCCGTCGGTCGGTCGGTCGCCACGGCCAActgagattttttttaattttaacctttttaatataattttaaatctaacactgtcggatttttttaaactaacatgaccgcgcctattgtcctgacgtagccaaatgcctgtgctgcgccatgcatggtggcgcggcacagggctgacgtggcgtgggccggCCTGGGGCCCGATGACGTGGCGGgtcctgccacgtcaccgatctTGGCACGGCAGTGCCGCGCGCCTGATCCGTGGTGCGGCTGGACCAGATATATACCACGCGCGAGCCCacccgcccgcacgcacccctgccctgcccgcccgcccgaacgccgccgccgccgctggccgcACGTGCCCCGCCGCCAGCGCCCTGCCTGCGGCCGCACGCGTCCGCGCCCGCCCGGCCTTGCCTCGCCCCGCCCACGCCCGCACGGCCCGGCCTcggccgctcgcccacgccgcgcccggccactcccgccgcgcagcgccctagccggacgcgccacgaacgccggtgcGTCAAGGTcgtccgctcctaaggtacctccctctcgatttcatatttttttattatctagtatagttagtattttttgtatctCTATGGTACCCCACGTGCCCTCGCAATCCTCGAGCGGCCGACGTAGAAGCAAAAGAGTTGATGATGGTCTGATAGTGCTAGCATTTTTAGGAGCATGTAGCGGCATTGAGGCTATTTTCATTGACTATTAGTGTCttcgaccaaatttatataatagcgtactaatatttatgatacataatgggtactattacattaagcatggagtatactttcgtaataaacttattaggagatacaaatattgataccgtttttttagttttgatcaaacttaaacatatttgactactcgagaagcaagatgtgtatttattttgagacggagagattacttgtaattttagaaccaaagttttatatggattgattatttatttattatctagtatagttaggattttgggtttagagatttaggctagttaggttagtgaatttgtttgtgatttgtttgtgaacttactaatgttaacttgaattttgttaatttgaatactctaacgctttgtttatcaatttgtaacaggatggctccttccacgcagcacccgttgtaccccattcttgaggtggagtacgacgaccagcaccgagcacatatTTTGAGTGACAACGATGtagaggtgtccttgcctcctttgaggtcccgcactcacaccagggcgcatcagtgggacgagcgttatacgtCATACATACACCagagtcacacgagtatcgctgcgacgtccttcttattttcttccatgtggtcgagattcacttgctcatccgggtctacagacagtttggaagaatgacaggctgcccaccaccgctttactccaccaatcaagcattgcacgggtgcgttatcgattaataacaatgctacaattcagaggtgtgtttggtacaactaacatcattttgttgcaggtttgaccgcaggaagaggtacaagaccaaggattggcgcgtgacacacagctgGTACATCCATTTGTGGTAGACCAtggtaccacatgcggtccttgcgggtcctccacatgaccaacacaccttcgacgagtacctacggtggcttcacaggtctacgaggacacatatcaagcccccgtacactaacgtggtgattgacgaggactcgaaggaagatgtcatcgaagatgtgtacgacgttaccactagggaggaccaATGTTTTCAAGACGTCCGATTAGTCGCGATTAATCGCGACTAATCGTCCTGGACGGTTGGAGCTACTCGACCAGGGCCTCCGACTCAGCCAGACCGTCCAGGAAATTGGACGTCCGATTAGTCATCGTCCAGTCGCGATTAATCGTCCGTCCAGGCTGTGTGGGCGTCTAGCCAGAGAGTGGGCTGCATCTCAGAGTTGGGCCTATCTAGTTGTCTTATATTTTGGCCCAAGCTCATTAGGGTTTCTCTTCTTTCCTACCCCTCACTCCCTCAGCCTCTCACTCACTTAGAAGTCAGCAGAACACACTCACTCCTCTCACCTCTCCCGtctagcagcagcagccgcctccATTGCTGCAGTTCTGtagctccctctcctctcctcccttctAGTTCCTAgctgctccctctcctccctcccttccaGCTACCCTCCCTCTTCCTTGCGGCTACTGCTGCAGGCGCACATGCCTGCAGATCCAGCGGGTGCACAGGTCCAACTATGCAAGGTAGGAGGACTGCACGACGAAGATGAGTGCCTCCTCCTCAGGTTAGTCATCAGTCATCACCTCCTCATTCAAGCTTGATGCTCTACCTGTGCTTGAAGCTTATGCTCTCTTTCTCTATGTACTTGTGTAGATCTGGATCGACAGCGGCAGCGTGCAGTGGAAGTGTACATGCCTGAAGCCGTTCAAGGAGAAGTTGGTTCTGCTCTAGCCTCCTCAGTTGCCTCAGGCTCAGCTGTTGCTGGTTCAGCATCCTTAGCTGCTCCAGATGTTGCATCTCTTATTGAGAAGGCCATAGCAAAACTACCTCTAGAAATGGCTGCTGAAGCCAAAGATCCCAAGAGGAAGGCCAAATCTCGAGACCCTAGATGGAAGTATGGGTGGTGGCCAGATATTGCAAAGAAGGACGGTGTGCAATGTATTTTTTGTAAGAAGATAACTCCATTAGGAATCAGTAGGTTCAAACAGCACCTTGCTGGAGGTTATGGTGATGCAATTAAATGTGGAAGTTGCCCTTAGATTATTGGCAGAGAGATGGATGCTTACATCAAGAAGCATACAAGGTCTACAGTTGTGGTAGTTCCTAAAGTTCAACAAGATTCTAAAGAGGGTGAAGGTGATGAAGTTACTGAAGTTGAACAAGAGAAAGTGCCTAGTTCTGGGACAAAAACCAAGCAGAAGCaagcacaagaaaagaagaaaatagcTCAAGCTTCCATCACTACCTATATGGCTGCTGCTGGTTCAACTAAACCAGCAAATCAAAAGAACACCAAGTTAGTTGTTGCCATGCTTTGGAAGACACCAGAAGAGGTAGTTTCAGAAAGGCACAAATTCAAGACTTCTCAGCCTACTCTAGAGCATTGCACAAAGAAAGAGAACAAACAAGTTGTTGATGACCATGTAGCTGATTTCTTTTATGAAAATCGTATACCATTCAATGTCATTAACTcaagaagctgggagattatgctTGAATCAATTGGACAGTATGGACCTGGGTACCGCTCACCATCCATGGATGAAATTAGGGAGCCATTGTTAGAAAGGGCTGTCAACAAGACAACAGAACTGAGAAAGAAGCATGAGGAAGCTTGGAAAGAGTATGGTTGCACTCTCATGTCTGATGGTTGGACAGATACTAGCCATCGtcatctaatcaattttcttgcAAACAGTCCAGTCGGGACCTTCTTCCTAGGTTCAGTGGATGCATCAAGTGAGGTAGCTGATAAGGATATGCTAGCAGATTTGTTGGAGAAGCAAATTGACAAGATTAGAAGGGAATATGTGGTGCAGGTTGTCACAGACAATGGGTCCAACTTCAAGGCAGCGGGAAGGATTTTAATGGACAGGATCCCGCACTTGTTTTGGACACCTTGTGCTGCCCATTTCCTGAATTTGCTGCTGCAAGACATTGGAGAGATTAAGGAGTTGAACACTGTCATAAATTCAGCAAAGAAGGTGAGCAGATTTCTATACAAGCATGGGAGGACACTTAATCTAATGAGACAACAAATAGGTGGGGATCTTGTGAGGCCAGCTGTGACTCAGTTTGCTACCTCTTATCTCACTTTGGCAAGTATGTATAAAAATAAGAATGGCTTGAGAGCTTTAGTTGTCAGCGAGGAATGGCACAATAATCCCCTGTCTTTGTCTAATGAAGGCAAACGAGTTGAGGATATTATCTTGTCTGCGCCATTTTGGACTAAATTGGAATATTGCTTGAAAGCTTCACAGCCACTTCTCATTGCTCTACGGATTGTAGATGGAGTTGAGACACCAGCAGCTCCTGAGATCACTACAgctatggatgttgcaaaaaacaCCATAAAAGAATCTCTAAAAGATAAACCCGATTTACATGCCGAGGTAATGGTGTTATATGATAAGAGGTGGGAAACCCAAATGGAGCAAAAGCTATATGGGGCAGCCCTTTTCTTGAATCCAAGCAAGTTCTTTGCCATAAGGGAGAAAGACAAGAGACAAGCTGGAAGGTTAAGAGGCATGTTCAATCAAGTTCTATGGAAAATGGAGACTGATGACGATGTGTCAACCAAGATTTCGCAGCAAGCTGATGACTATGAACAATCCGAAGGCGAAGACTTCTCAATGCCTTTAGCTATAAGGGATAGAGAGAAAAAGAACCCTAGTAAGTTTAGAACATTTTCTTTCCTTCTATTGTGCTGATTTTATTTGGCTATGTGCTGATTGTAGTCTAATTGTGTTTTAGTTCGGTGGTGGTGTTCCTATGGTGGCCATACATTTGAACTACAATGTTTAGCAAAGAAAATAATCAGTCTTTGCTGCTCAGCATTAGGTTGTGAGCGTAGCTGGAGTGAATTCTCTAGTGTAAGTATCTTTGCTAGAGTGTTAGTGTTGTTGCAAATTGTAGATCAATGTGATGTTCTCATGTTAATTTTTTTCTGCAGATCCACACCAAAAAGAGGAATTGATTAGAGCACAAGAGGTTAAACAAATTGGTTTATGTCAGTTACAACAAAAAGATGACAAACAGGTTTCAAAAAATTTGAGAACTTGGTTGCAAAGGAAAGAGGAGCAACCCTCTCTTGCTAGAAGAGTTTCAGTGGGATAGTGAATGGGTGGATGAGAATTCTGAGGAGGCGCCTTGGGTTGTTGTGGATGAAGTTATTGGTGCATCTGAGAATCTAAGGAGTCGTAACTTCCATAGGGCTGCTGCTACCCATGCTGCAGCCAATATCCAGAagatttatactaggaacaagaAGCATCCTAGGAGGACTTCTGCAGCACCAGATATATCTGGAGGGGAAGAAGATGATAGTGACCATGATGCGCAAGAAGATCAACATGCATCCGATCCTGTGGTACCAATGGAGGAGGATGAAGACACCCGTGGAGATGGAGGaggctttcgtgtagatgctgaTTTACTTGAGTAGTTCTTATCATTGGCCATTTTGCCTATTTATGTACTGGACTTGATGTATGCACTATTGCACTATGCAATATGCACTATGGCAGTGGTAGTGTGCCACTATGCACTATGCAGTTCTGGACTAGTTTAAATTATGTGCTTTACTGTGTTAATTTGCTTTGTTGATCACTTCATTGCCTTTCACCTAATTGCCTTTGTTAatgtgctttatttttctataatttcagtttggcagcagcagccaacaagaCAAGAAAGAGCTCTACAGCAGCCAGGTAAGTGGCCAGCTGACCTATCTATCTAGAGCAGTAGAGCCTAGAACATGTAGTAtactagtgtgtgtgtgtgtgtgtgtatatatatatggtatatGCCTAGAACATGTAGTAtactagtgtgtgtgtgtgtatatatatatggtatatATTTTATACTTTATATATAACAGAGAGCCTTTTCTGCCCTCGAaccgttgctaagaacagagagcgccggggagaagaaggaagagagagggagagagggatagcgagagctcgccttaccaccacagccgcattctccaccacaTCCATGGCCGGAGGCGCTGTTGTCGTCCAGGCGGACCCTTGGGGTTAGTCCGACATGTCTCCGGCGGCGctgcagtcgcttgtcgatgATGGCCTCCTCCGcctggttaccgaccccaacagaccggagtggatcgctccggggggcgagccggagctgaggccacgcgatggctacatcgtgagcttcgtggccttccacgagcgcggtctCGGCCTGTCGGCGGactggttcatgcgggcgctcccgcactactacggcatggagctccacaacttcaaccccaactccatcacgcaggcggccatctttgtcgccatctgcgaggggtacctaggcattgccccccactaggagcttTGGCTCTACCTCTTTCGagcggggctcaccaccaagccaacGGGCACGACGGGCACttggaaggcgatgagggctcacggctgcactctccaagtgcgccaagaccgatagctcctctacatcccggcccagctcatgTTGTCCAACCatcgctggtacaacagctggttctacctccgcaatgacgacGGCGGGCTTCCTCCCTATACcgggcgggtcgtggagagccagccggagaagtggaggtacgacATCCCGGtggttgatcagcccaagctgcggcCGCTTCTAgaggcgctggagaggctacgcAGCCATGGCCTTATGGTGGCTGTGGTCATGGcagccttccaccaccggagggtgctgccgctgatggctcggcggtagCACCTATTCGAGATGACACCGAACGAGCCGATCGATGGCGTCCGGTTGTCTGccgtcgccctctccgacgagaaGATTCtatgtcgggtgagagagacggtggaggggtggcTGAGGAGCAGTGGTCTGCCCCCGTTCCTGATGCGCTCGAtgtgggggtacatctctctggtgagtcacgcgccgccgctgcccctgAGGCCTTCTTGCTCCTTGCATtttcctgttcccttatttgtgttcaccatttctgcaggggatgagggatgtgcgagcctccccgccgcgcGTTCCCGAAGACGCAGAGCGGTGGGCGGTGAATAGGGCGCATGCCGAGgcgcagaagaagcggaaggacaccgaggaggcaaggcgtaagaggaagaaccttgagtGCGAGGAGCTAGAGCAACGTCGCTGGCAGcagaggcacgatggtctccTAGTGGAGCCGTCTCCGTCGCTGTCACCGTCGATGGACTCTTCGGGCGATGATGATGAGAGCGAGGTGGGAcagggtcccctagaccatctctcGAACATCGGGGGGACTGCGTCCGGGGCATCGGCGAGTGGCTCGACgtctccaggaggaggaggataggATGCCTCGAGGCTAAGGCCAACACGtccgaggcacgggcgttagggaagcgcgccgtcagccTGGTGGGCTCAACAACGGAGGTGGAGCAGGCAGCGGCAGGGGCGACGCAACCACCTCcgtagagggtcgagggggcgctGGAGTCTAGCGAGGGCCGGCCGTCACTGGCGGACACGGAGGCcatgccactgccgccgcctcggCCGTTGCGGAGAACAAGAGACGCAGTGCAAAAGCGGTTGTGTCCCCGtttgaggtaagtgttttgtcagtggagtttgtaGCATCTCCTGCTTGTcccttggtcgtatgctgaccttgtgAGTGCTTTTCCTTCAGCCAAAAGCATTAGGCGAAAGCGCCCACCCTAGCGCtatgtaaggcgctcaaggtgagtgccagctccaccgcccaatgggtgatggaggcgcCAGCCGCCATACAGCGTGGCGTGGCCTCGGCCAGGGCTGACCTGAAGGAGTCGGatgcccaaggagaggctaccgaggcagCCTCGCAGCGGGTGGGGGATGAGGCGCCTATGTCCCTTGAGGCCGAGGCccacgagtcagatggggccgaggtgCCCTCAGTCGCTGAGGCCACTGAGGGTGAGGCCGAGGCCCCTAAGACCTCCAAGActgaggcgacggaggctggggcgtctaggaccaccgaggccgaggtggcgaaggccggagcccctgggaccaccAAGGTCGAGGCGGCGGAGGCCAGCGTGGGCGCGGCGAAGCTGgtggcctaggaagtggagacgGAGGTGGGGCAAGCCTCAGTACTACCCCTGGTCCAAGGCCTGCCGCCGTCGCAGGGGTGCGCCCAGGAAGtcgaggtccattcgatctcctccgatgatacttcccgagggaaggaggtggcggatgctgaggcggccagcaccacagagcagccagctccgacctctagcgagggaagctcggccctcatccgggtacaacccgagcctcacgggtgggatcacccacatgTCTTATGGCAAAGCCGGGACAACCGTGAgcgggagcctctgttcgcccttgaggacgcggccgaggggggcGCTGGGGCTCCTTCAAGCAAtttcgccagctggcggagcgatcactgcggacagcgctgttcgtcgtggctgacgatctgcccgGTGTTGCCCAGGTACGCGCCTTCTTTTCtcgtgtggtgtcgtctttttcacgagttttctcgcagtgcttgacccctgttctgcctatccaggagctcaaggcccggtccctcgggaagtcgatgttcctctggcgggagagggacatctgggaccagctccagcagtagaaggacttgctcgcccatgccaacgagcttcttTCGGTGCGGAGCATAggggtggaggacctccgccttcgctatgCTGATATGATGACTAAGGCGGCCATGGCTCGAGAGCAGGCTGCCCCTttagcggcgcggatcaaggagctagaggaggagttgactcgggtggccggcgagcgggacgccttcaggtctcgggccgcACAATTGGAGGTCTCTGCCAAGGCTaccgccgggcagctgggggcagagcagggcgcgcacctgctga
Proteins encoded in this region:
- the LOC136503207 gene encoding uncharacterized protein; the protein is MDAYIKKHTRSTVVVVPKVQQDSKEGEGDEVTEVEQEKVPSSGTKTKQKQAQEKKKIAQASITTYMAAAGSTKPANQKNTKLVVAMLWKTPEEVVSERHKFKTSQPTLEHCTKKENKQVVDDHVADFFYENRIPFNVINSRSWEIMLESIGQYGPGYRSPSMDEIREPLLERAVNKTTELRKKHEEAWKEYGCTLMSDGWTDTSHRHLINFLANSPVGTFFLGSVDASSEVADKDMLADLLEKQIDKIRREYVVQVVTDNGSNFKAAGRILMDRIPHLFWTPCAAHFLNLLLQDIGEIKELNTVINSAKKVSRFLYKHGRTLNLMRQQIGGDLVRPAVTQFATSYLTLASMYKNKNGLRALVVSEEWHNNPLSLSNEGKRVEDIILSAPFWTKLEYCLKASQPLLIALRIVDGVETPAAPEITTAMDVAKNTIKESLKDKPDLHAEVMVLYDKRWETQMEQKLYGAALFLNPSKFFAIREKDKRQAGRLRGMFNQVLWKMETDDDVSTKISQQADDYEQSEGEDFSMPLAIRDREKKNPIRWWCSYGGHTFELQCLAKKIISLCCSALGCERSWSEFSSIHTKKRN
- the LOC136503208 gene encoding cilia- and flagella-associated protein 91-like, producing the protein MTPNEPIDGVRLSAVALSDEKILCRVRETVEGWLRSSGLPPFLMRSMWGYISLGMRDVRASPPRVPEDAERWAVNRAHAEAQKKRKDTEEARRKRKNLECEELEQRRWQQRHDGLLVEPSPSLSPSMDSSGDDDESEAKAPTLALCKALKVSASSTAQWVMEAPAAIQRGVASARADLKESDAQGEATEAASQRVGDEAPMSLEAEAHESDGAEVPSVAEATEGEAEAPKTSKTEATEAGASRTTEAEVAKAGAPGTTKVEAAEASVGAAKLVA